From Actinopolymorpha cephalotaxi, one genomic window encodes:
- a CDS encoding GntR family transcriptional regulator: protein MGDRIEDESESARAARVLREQIVDGIRTPGSRLVERDLAAELGISRVPVREALHTLAGEGLAVPRRNSWMTVRAFTDRDVDELNEVRLALEPVTVRRAAERRDPGALRRMKRCLDTQGRATAREDATAARRAAADFHEAMTEAGGNSLLTEISASLAGRMRWLLGQYDDLQPVYDEHRELYLAIEAGDAKAAATLARRHLRSAMARARKPRRVQS from the coding sequence ATGGGCGACCGGATCGAGGACGAGAGCGAGTCGGCGCGAGCCGCGCGGGTCCTGCGCGAACAGATCGTCGACGGCATCCGCACCCCGGGTTCCCGCCTCGTCGAACGCGACCTCGCGGCGGAGCTCGGCATCAGCCGCGTTCCGGTACGAGAGGCACTGCACACCCTGGCCGGCGAGGGCCTGGCCGTCCCCCGGCGAAACTCCTGGATGACCGTCCGGGCCTTCACCGACCGCGACGTCGACGAGCTGAACGAGGTGCGTCTCGCGCTCGAGCCGGTGACCGTTCGCCGTGCCGCCGAGCGCCGCGACCCCGGCGCCCTACGCCGCATGAAGCGGTGTCTGGACACGCAGGGCCGCGCGACCGCTCGCGAGGACGCGACCGCCGCCCGGCGCGCCGCCGCCGACTTCCACGAGGCGATGACCGAAGCCGGCGGCAACTCGCTGCTCACCGAGATCTCCGCCTCGCTGGCCGGCCGGATGCGCTGGCTGCTCGGCCAGTACGACGACCTGCAACCGGTGTACGACGAGCACCGCGAGCTCTACCTCGCCATCGAGGCCGGCGACGCGAAAGCCGCGGCCACGCTGGCCCGCCGCCATCTCCGCTCGGCGATGGCCCGAGCGCGTAAGCCGAGACGCGTCCAGTCCTGA
- a CDS encoding phosphocholine-specific phospholipase C, producing the protein MPVSRRTFLRRSATTLGAAAVATAWPASIERALAVPAAADTGTIKDVKHVVILMQENRGFNHYFGTMRGVRGFGDRITIPLESGKPVWFQSDGTKDIPPYHLDSETMSALLIPSTPHSFNNAQAAWNQGKLGFWPKYKTQYSMGYYKREDIPFQFALADAFTICDDYHCSVTTGTDPNRIAFWSGSNFNPELAAQGFNCDDDQSEPNNRRSWITGTWVPDAWPQTYKYVGNAFTWDTIPDVLQRAGISWRIYQDMNDNWTGAMHGCLSFESFRTARPGTPIYERGMTGGPDFLEQLRQDVLDGTLPQVSWVLPTAASSEHPGAGSSPTHGGNFTEQVLDALTSNPEVWSKTVFLLTFDENDGLFDHTPAPAVPSYNADGSLAGKSTQPLAGEYFSHGDRSYLAADDTISGTTRPWGMGPRVPMYVISPWSRGGWVDSQVFDHTSVGMFLEKRFGIELNTISRWHRAIAGDLTSALDFGHPNEPRFPSLPDQSNWAESDARQRTLPAPTAPATPQPLFQERGVRYSRALPYEIHTTARIDAGAVTLSFANTGSQGAVFHVYDKAHLDRIPRRYTVEAHKALEDTWDTATDSGEYDLEVFGPNGFLRTFTGNSLHDDPAGLDLRLNYEVARRAVSLSAHNAGDSAVSVTVTSNAYQIGGPWTLQVAPGKTEVRQWPVARSGNWYDLTATLAGGGYERRFAGRLETGRNGVSDPAMATELQRMPAVQPGS; encoded by the coding sequence ATGCCCGTCAGCCGTCGTACTTTCCTCCGCAGGTCAGCAACGACTCTCGGCGCGGCAGCCGTCGCGACCGCGTGGCCCGCGTCCATCGAGCGTGCGCTTGCCGTCCCCGCCGCCGCGGACACCGGGACCATCAAGGACGTCAAGCACGTCGTCATCCTGATGCAGGAGAACCGCGGCTTCAACCACTACTTCGGCACGATGCGCGGCGTACGCGGCTTCGGTGATCGCATCACGATCCCGCTGGAGAGCGGCAAGCCGGTGTGGTTCCAGTCCGACGGTACGAAGGACATCCCGCCCTACCACCTCGACTCGGAGACGATGAGCGCGTTGCTCATCCCCTCGACTCCGCACAGCTTCAACAACGCGCAGGCCGCGTGGAACCAGGGCAAGCTGGGCTTCTGGCCGAAGTACAAGACGCAGTACTCCATGGGCTACTACAAACGCGAGGACATCCCGTTCCAGTTCGCGCTTGCCGACGCCTTCACCATCTGCGACGACTACCACTGCTCGGTCACCACCGGCACCGACCCCAACCGCATCGCGTTCTGGTCGGGCTCGAACTTCAACCCCGAGTTGGCCGCGCAGGGCTTCAACTGCGACGACGACCAGAGCGAGCCGAACAACCGGCGCAGCTGGATCACCGGCACCTGGGTGCCGGACGCCTGGCCGCAGACCTACAAGTACGTCGGCAACGCGTTCACCTGGGACACCATCCCCGACGTGCTGCAGCGCGCCGGGATCAGCTGGCGCATCTACCAGGACATGAACGACAACTGGACCGGCGCCATGCACGGGTGCCTGTCCTTCGAGAGCTTCCGCACCGCGCGCCCCGGCACGCCGATCTACGAGCGGGGCATGACGGGCGGCCCCGACTTCCTGGAGCAGCTGCGCCAGGACGTGCTGGACGGCACTCTTCCACAGGTGAGCTGGGTGCTGCCGACAGCGGCCAGCTCCGAACACCCCGGCGCCGGCTCGAGCCCGACCCACGGCGGCAACTTCACCGAACAGGTCCTGGACGCCCTCACGTCCAACCCGGAGGTCTGGAGCAAAACCGTTTTCCTGTTGACGTTCGACGAGAACGACGGGCTGTTCGACCACACGCCGGCGCCCGCCGTGCCGTCGTACAACGCCGACGGTTCCCTTGCCGGCAAGTCGACGCAACCACTGGCCGGTGAGTACTTCTCCCACGGCGACCGTTCGTACCTCGCTGCCGACGACACCATCAGCGGCACGACCCGGCCCTGGGGCATGGGCCCTCGCGTGCCGATGTACGTCATCTCGCCGTGGAGCAGGGGCGGCTGGGTCGACTCGCAGGTCTTCGACCACACCTCGGTCGGGATGTTCCTGGAGAAGCGCTTCGGTATCGAGCTGAACACCATCAGCCGCTGGCATCGTGCGATCGCCGGTGACCTCACCTCCGCTCTCGACTTCGGTCACCCCAACGAACCGAGGTTTCCGAGCCTGCCCGACCAGAGCAACTGGGCCGAGTCCGATGCGCGGCAGCGCACCCTCCCCGCGCCGACCGCACCTGCGACGCCGCAGCCGTTGTTCCAGGAGCGGGGAGTGCGCTATTCCCGTGCTCTGCCGTACGAGATCCACACCACCGCACGCATCGACGCAGGCGCCGTCACGCTGTCGTTCGCCAACACGGGCAGCCAGGGCGCGGTGTTCCACGTGTACGACAAGGCGCATCTGGACCGCATCCCGCGCCGCTACACCGTCGAGGCCCACAAGGCGCTCGAGGACACCTGGGACACGGCCACCGATTCGGGCGAGTACGACCTGGAGGTCTTCGGTCCGAACGGCTTCCTGCGCACGTTCACCGGAAACTCGCTCCACGACGACCCTGCCGGGCTCGACCTTCGCCTGAACTACGAGGTGGCCCGGCGGGCGGTGTCGCTGTCGGCTCACAACGCCGGGGACTCGGCGGTCTCCGTCACGGTCACCTCCAACGCCTACCAAATCGGTGGACCGTGGACGCTGCAGGTCGCGCCCGGCAAGACGGAAGTACGGCAGTGGCCGGTCGCCCGGAGCGGCAACTGGTACGACCTCACGGCGACCCTCGCGGGCGGCGGCTACGAGCGTCGGTTCGCCGGCCGGCTCGAGACCGGCAGGAACGGAGTGAGCGACCCGGCGATGGCCACCGAACTGCAGCGGATGCCCGCCGTTCAGCCAGGCTCGTAA
- the asnB gene encoding asparagine synthase (glutamine-hydrolyzing): MCGIAGYVGLDEVTGAPVLTAMARAQRHRGPDGDGTFTGPGFGLAHQRLAIIDRARGAQPMVSPDGRYVLSYNGEVYNYRDLRTELTEAGRSFRTDSDTEVVLAAYERWGTAAFDRFNGMFALAVADTVTGRVVLARDQFGIKPLHLATGPDGEALFASEIGALLATGRLSRCPDETTVYRYLRHRVHDDTDRTFFDGIHRLPPGHLAIIEPDGTSTVEPYTHFYTELRDLASRSQPYDAAARERFTQALTTAIRLRLVSDVPVGTALSGGLDSSTIVASLDRLLGQSDVDAGSLGPRQQTFSAVFPGQINDEERYVDAVAARCSDRLRVHKVHPEPEGLVAELTDFVRTQQEPVISTGPYAQYCVMRSASRHVTVMLDGQGADELLAGYAPYVLVHLRELRRTAGNRRAARELLRFSDVLWRLGRFRVKDSLRRRTRTPVTDLLDPDFMAAHTGQTLRVVRDDVKLRLEDDLFRQSLPALLRYEDRNTMRFSVEGRVPFLDMDLLRALWPLDNSAIIGAGWNKRALRDATAGLLPGKVLRRRNKIGFTTPEQAWFLRIHESVREILSSPSFGSRPYWRQEAVLQAFDDFVAGKGASETMVFWRLVNVELWLRTFVDGDPAPLQTGAGAAEPSALVP, translated from the coding sequence GTGTGCGGCATCGCTGGGTATGTCGGTCTGGACGAGGTGACCGGGGCGCCTGTCCTGACGGCAATGGCCCGGGCACAGCGGCATCGAGGCCCCGATGGGGACGGCACCTTCACCGGGCCGGGCTTCGGCCTCGCCCACCAGCGGCTGGCGATCATCGACCGGGCCCGCGGCGCGCAGCCGATGGTCTCCCCCGACGGCCGGTACGTCCTGAGCTACAACGGCGAGGTCTACAACTACCGGGACCTGCGCACCGAACTGACCGAGGCGGGACGGAGCTTTCGCACCGACTCCGACACCGAGGTGGTGCTGGCCGCCTACGAGCGCTGGGGTACGGCCGCGTTCGACAGGTTCAACGGCATGTTCGCCCTCGCGGTCGCCGACACTGTCACCGGCCGGGTGGTTCTGGCTCGTGACCAGTTCGGCATCAAGCCGCTGCACCTGGCCACCGGGCCGGACGGCGAGGCGTTGTTCGCCAGCGAGATCGGTGCGCTGCTCGCGACCGGCCGGTTGTCGCGGTGCCCGGACGAGACGACCGTCTACCGCTACCTCCGCCATCGTGTGCACGACGACACCGACCGGACCTTCTTCGACGGCATCCACCGGCTGCCGCCAGGTCACCTGGCGATCATCGAACCCGACGGCACCTCGACGGTCGAGCCCTACACCCACTTCTACACCGAGCTGCGGGACCTGGCCTCGCGGTCGCAGCCGTACGACGCGGCCGCGCGCGAGCGGTTCACCCAGGCCCTGACCACGGCGATCCGGCTCCGGCTGGTCAGCGACGTACCCGTGGGAACGGCGCTGTCCGGCGGCCTGGACTCCTCCACCATCGTGGCCAGCCTGGATCGGCTGCTCGGGCAATCCGACGTTGACGCGGGCTCGCTCGGCCCACGCCAGCAGACGTTCTCTGCGGTCTTCCCGGGCCAGATCAACGACGAGGAACGCTACGTCGACGCGGTTGCCGCTCGTTGTTCGGATCGGCTGCGGGTGCACAAGGTGCATCCCGAACCCGAGGGGCTGGTGGCCGAGCTCACCGACTTCGTTCGTACGCAACAGGAACCCGTGATCTCCACCGGGCCGTACGCGCAGTACTGCGTGATGCGCTCGGCGAGCCGGCACGTGACGGTGATGCTGGACGGGCAGGGCGCGGACGAGTTGCTCGCCGGCTACGCGCCGTACGTGCTCGTCCACCTCCGAGAGCTCCGGCGGACGGCCGGGAACCGCCGGGCCGCCCGCGAACTCCTCCGCTTCTCGGACGTGTTGTGGCGACTGGGGCGGTTCCGGGTCAAGGACTCGCTGCGGCGCCGGACCAGGACTCCCGTCACGGACCTGCTCGACCCCGACTTCATGGCCGCACACACCGGGCAGACGCTGCGGGTGGTCCGCGACGACGTGAAGCTGCGCCTGGAGGACGACCTGTTCCGGCAGAGTCTGCCCGCCCTGCTGCGTTACGAGGACCGCAACACCATGCGCTTCTCGGTCGAGGGACGGGTGCCGTTCCTCGACATGGACCTGCTGCGGGCGCTGTGGCCGCTGGACAACTCGGCGATCATCGGCGCCGGCTGGAACAAGCGGGCCCTTCGGGACGCGACGGCCGGGCTGCTGCCCGGCAAGGTGCTCCGCCGGCGGAACAAGATCGGGTTCACCACGCCGGAGCAGGCGTGGTTCCTGCGGATCCACGAGAGTGTGCGGGAGATCCTCAGCTCGCCGTCGTTCGGGAGCCGGCCGTACTGGCGGCAGGAGGCCGTCCTGCAAGCCTTCGACGACTTCGTGGCCGGTAAGGGTGCTTCGGAGACGATGGTCTTCTGGCGGCTGGTCAACGTCGAGCTCTGGCTTCGTACGTTCGTCGATGGCGACCCGGCCCCATTGCAGACCGGTGCGGGTGCGGCCGAGCCGAGCGCACTCGTGCCGTAG
- a CDS encoding phytanoyl-CoA dioxygenase family protein has protein sequence MTTTEPTTALALDEETISAYRRDGVVRIRNIVSAAEAARFRDAAAEVYRTASDEANRSVIFKQYVNVWRHDDVLRELTLDARLAAAATALAGVPLRLWHDHLLIKPPHNGAATEFHQDAPYWPHSGSRASLSAWVALVDVPAERGCMTFIPGSHDQTNLRPQDLADRDDLFREAPDLRWEKRLTIPLRAGDCTFHNAYLAHSATPNLTDDPRIAHVAIYVDAGTTYTGAPHVVTDGLGLPVGEPLDHELFPLV, from the coding sequence ATGACAACCACCGAGCCTACGACAGCTCTCGCCCTGGATGAAGAGACCATTTCGGCCTATCGACGTGACGGCGTGGTCCGGATCCGGAACATCGTCAGCGCCGCGGAGGCAGCGCGGTTTCGGGACGCGGCCGCGGAGGTGTACCGGACCGCCTCGGACGAAGCGAACAGATCGGTGATCTTCAAGCAGTACGTCAACGTCTGGCGACACGACGACGTACTCCGTGAGCTCACCCTCGACGCCCGGTTGGCGGCGGCGGCGACCGCACTGGCCGGGGTGCCGCTGCGGCTCTGGCACGACCATCTACTGATCAAGCCGCCGCACAACGGCGCGGCCACCGAGTTCCACCAGGACGCGCCGTACTGGCCGCACAGCGGTTCGCGGGCGTCGTTGTCGGCCTGGGTGGCGCTGGTGGACGTACCGGCCGAGCGCGGCTGCATGACGTTCATCCCGGGTTCGCACGACCAGACCAACCTGCGGCCGCAGGACCTGGCCGATCGGGACGACCTGTTCCGCGAGGCGCCGGATCTGCGCTGGGAGAAGCGGCTGACGATCCCGCTGCGAGCCGGCGACTGTACGTTCCACAACGCCTACCTCGCCCATTCCGCGACGCCGAACCTCACCGACGACCCCCGCATCGCCCACGTCGCGATCTACGTGGACGCCGGTACGACGTACACCGGCGCACCGCACGTGGTCACCGACGGACTCGGCCTGCCCGTCGGCGAACCACTCGACCACGAACTGTTCCCACTCGTGTGA
- a CDS encoding helix-turn-helix domain-containing protein produces the protein MAIVHKIFSHEVFPDQRLPIAGEQIEVVADVAPHSHAFFEIVVVLDGHGTHLSATGETPLQRDSVVVLRPGQWHGYARCDGLVVRNAYLGANILGFLSEALIHSETPHPPDHAHPAVQHAMRLLEAGAGEPWTLTRLAGEVNVAPGYLVRLFGRTAGVSPMAYLNKLRAERAAGLLIETDLPIAAIGAMVGWHDPSHASRRFHASFGLSPSRYRRDFRPSGQTQSPSGELDGSAGEAE, from the coding sequence GTGGCCATCGTGCACAAGATCTTCAGCCATGAGGTGTTCCCCGACCAGCGCCTCCCGATCGCCGGTGAACAGATCGAGGTGGTCGCCGACGTCGCACCCCACAGTCATGCGTTCTTCGAGATCGTGGTCGTGCTCGACGGGCACGGCACCCATCTCTCGGCCACTGGCGAGACGCCGCTCCAGCGTGACTCGGTGGTCGTCCTCCGGCCCGGCCAGTGGCACGGGTACGCCAGGTGCGACGGCCTCGTGGTCCGCAACGCCTACCTCGGTGCGAACATCCTGGGCTTCCTGTCCGAGGCGCTGATCCACAGCGAAACCCCGCACCCACCCGATCACGCGCACCCCGCCGTCCAGCACGCCATGCGGTTGCTGGAGGCAGGTGCCGGCGAACCATGGACGCTGACCCGGCTGGCCGGCGAGGTGAACGTCGCCCCCGGCTATCTGGTCCGCCTGTTCGGGCGTACGGCGGGAGTGTCCCCGATGGCATACCTCAACAAGCTCCGGGCCGAACGAGCCGCGGGACTGTTGATCGAGACCGATCTCCCGATCGCCGCAATCGGTGCGATGGTCGGCTGGCACGACCCCAGCCACGCCAGCCGCCGATTCCATGCTTCCTTCGGCCTGAGTCCATCCCGCTATCGCAGGGACTTCCGTCCATCAGGGCAAACCCAGTCACCGAGCGGGGAGTTGGATGGCTCCGCAGGCGAAGCCGAGTAG
- a CDS encoding VOC family protein, which translates to MNNVVFGNHSALRVRRAERDRIRRFYRDVLGCEVGREFDDKDDIRVGDDFWISFLYERGNAREVDEGVTYASEDALSDDDFLKAIFLELKADDVDEMRRKIVDFGVRVLEVPDPHLYFQAPGGQVFRLVGTTEDLSRYEG; encoded by the coding sequence GTGAACAACGTGGTCTTCGGAAACCACTCGGCACTTCGAGTACGCCGGGCTGAGCGAGACCGAATCCGCCGTTTCTACCGTGACGTCCTCGGCTGCGAAGTCGGTAGAGAGTTCGACGACAAGGACGATATTCGGGTGGGGGACGACTTCTGGATCTCGTTCCTCTACGAACGCGGCAACGCGCGGGAGGTGGACGAAGGTGTCACCTACGCCTCCGAGGACGCCCTGAGCGACGACGACTTCCTGAAGGCGATCTTCCTGGAACTGAAGGCAGACGACGTCGACGAGATGCGGAGGAAGATCGTCGACTTCGGCGTGAGGGTGCTCGAGGTCCCGGATCCGCATCTGTACTTCCAGGCTCCTGGAGGCCAGGTGTTTCGGCTCGTGGGTACGACCGAGGACCTATCCAGGTACGAGGGATAA
- a CDS encoding ArsR/SmtB family transcription factor has protein sequence MTAGVDDELWAAIGDPTRRRLLDLLLADGSGTATSLSGHLPVTRQAVAKHLGVLERAALVLPRKDGREVRYVVDEVQFSRAVEQLTSVGAAWDARLRRIKTIAESIQAGRPANRTDRGSA, from the coding sequence GTGACCGCGGGTGTCGACGACGAGCTGTGGGCGGCCATCGGTGACCCCACCCGGCGCCGGCTGCTGGATCTGCTGCTCGCCGACGGGTCCGGCACGGCGACGAGCCTGAGCGGCCACCTGCCGGTGACGCGGCAGGCCGTCGCGAAACATCTCGGCGTCCTGGAACGCGCCGCGCTCGTCCTGCCCCGAAAGGATGGTCGCGAGGTGCGCTACGTCGTCGACGAGGTGCAGTTCTCCCGCGCCGTCGAGCAACTGACATCCGTCGGCGCCGCATGGGACGCGCGCCTGCGTCGCATCAAGACGATCGCCGAGTCGATCCAGGCGGGGCGACCGGCAAACCGAACGGACAGGGGAAGCGCGTGA
- a CDS encoding SRPBCC domain-containing protein — protein MTRLRRDGTGTLTVPIQVVEADEPRRFVFRWAHPEGQPATTHNSFLVTFDLAPAEGGTLLRLTEAGFREIGWEAAQLEAHYRSHSAGWDQHLPNLAAYASGLVRS, from the coding sequence ATGACCAGGCTCCGGCGGGACGGGACCGGCACCCTCACTGTGCCGATCCAGGTGGTCGAGGCCGACGAGCCGCGGCGGTTCGTGTTCCGCTGGGCTCACCCTGAGGGCCAGCCGGCGACGACCCACAACTCGTTCCTGGTGACGTTCGACCTGGCGCCTGCCGAGGGCGGGACCCTGTTACGCCTCACCGAGGCCGGGTTCCGGGAGATCGGCTGGGAGGCAGCTCAGCTCGAGGCGCACTACCGCAGCCACAGCGCCGGCTGGGACCAGCACCTGCCGAACCTCGCGGCGTATGCGTCCGGACTGGTGCGGTCGTGA
- a CDS encoding ABC transporter ATP-binding protein, with protein MTASVVPATTDAGHLPVATAAAVRRSTVSLVRREPLAFGLVVGLNVLATSAGLAGPFLLGRIVNSVGRGADVAGIDRLAALIVVFAALQFVLTRYARLIAVRLGERLSAHIREQFLERVLTLPARIVEKASLGDLSARAGGDVSAVSATMRMAIPDVFIAVIQTLMILVAVAVVSPLLGLCSVIGLSGIWFAARWYLRRARSAYLSMGAANSTMAEVLATTAAGARTVEALSLQRERLHASLAAIERARGTRLRALRLRTVLYSIVDVSYVLPLVGALLVGGVLYERGAVSLGSIVAVALYLRQLQGPIDVLEIWIDQLQSSAASFARLEGVADLAAPQDGAPPEPAHDRVEIRGVRFAYDGRPDVLHGIDLDLRPGERLAVVGASGAGKSTVARLVAGIDEPRTGSVTVGGVPVSQLSVAQLRRQIVLVTQDHHVFRGTIRDNLRIASVASGDAELRAALEAVGATWFHDLPDGLDTELGSELVRLDAGQAQQLSLARVVLADPHTVILDEATAMLDPTTARRAERALSAVLSGRSVLAIAHRLHTAHDADRVAVMDSGRIIEIGTHGELIEQGGTYAALWSTWHGTPRAEPRVDASG; from the coding sequence ATGACGGCGTCCGTCGTACCCGCGACCACGGACGCGGGCCACCTGCCGGTCGCGACGGCCGCGGCGGTACGGCGTTCCACGGTGTCCCTCGTACGCCGGGAACCCCTGGCGTTCGGCCTCGTCGTCGGGCTCAACGTGCTGGCGACGTCGGCCGGACTCGCCGGGCCCTTCCTGCTGGGGCGCATCGTCAACAGCGTCGGGCGTGGCGCCGATGTCGCCGGGATCGACCGGCTGGCCGCGCTCATCGTGGTCTTCGCCGCACTGCAGTTCGTGCTCACCCGCTACGCCCGGCTGATCGCCGTACGTCTCGGCGAACGGCTGTCCGCCCACATCCGCGAGCAGTTCCTCGAACGGGTCCTGACGCTTCCGGCTCGGATCGTGGAGAAGGCGTCCCTGGGCGATCTTTCGGCCCGCGCCGGCGGCGACGTCTCCGCGGTGTCCGCCACCATGCGCATGGCCATCCCCGACGTGTTCATCGCCGTGATCCAGACGCTGATGATCCTGGTCGCCGTCGCCGTCGTGAGCCCGCTGCTGGGACTGTGCAGCGTGATCGGACTGTCGGGGATCTGGTTCGCGGCCCGGTGGTACCTGCGCCGGGCCCGATCGGCCTATCTGAGCATGGGTGCGGCGAACTCCACGATGGCCGAGGTCCTGGCGACGACGGCGGCCGGCGCCCGAACCGTCGAGGCCCTCTCGCTGCAGCGGGAACGACTGCACGCCAGCCTGGCAGCCATCGAGCGGGCTCGTGGGACCCGGCTGCGGGCCCTGCGCCTGCGCACCGTTCTGTACTCGATCGTCGACGTCTCCTACGTGCTCCCGCTCGTCGGCGCCCTGCTCGTCGGCGGCGTCCTCTACGAGCGCGGGGCGGTCAGCCTCGGCTCGATCGTCGCCGTCGCCCTGTACCTGCGCCAGCTCCAGGGCCCGATCGACGTCCTCGAGATCTGGATCGACCAGTTGCAGAGCAGCGCCGCGTCCTTCGCCCGCCTGGAAGGCGTCGCGGACCTGGCCGCGCCCCAGGACGGAGCGCCGCCGGAGCCCGCCCACGACCGCGTCGAGATCAGGGGAGTCCGCTTCGCCTACGACGGGCGGCCGGACGTCCTGCACGGCATCGACCTCGACCTGAGGCCCGGGGAAAGGCTCGCCGTCGTCGGCGCCTCGGGGGCCGGGAAGTCCACCGTCGCGCGCCTCGTGGCCGGCATCGACGAACCGAGGACCGGTTCGGTCACGGTCGGCGGCGTACCTGTGTCACAGCTGTCGGTGGCGCAGCTGCGCCGGCAGATCGTGCTCGTCACCCAGGACCATCATGTGTTCAGGGGAACCATCCGCGACAACCTGCGAATAGCGAGCGTCGCGTCCGGCGACGCGGAACTCCGCGCCGCCCTGGAGGCGGTCGGAGCCACGTGGTTCCACGACCTTCCCGACGGCCTGGACACCGAACTGGGCTCGGAGCTGGTCCGCCTGGACGCAGGGCAGGCGCAGCAGCTGTCCCTGGCCCGCGTCGTACTCGCCGACCCCCACACGGTGATCCTCGACGAGGCGACCGCCATGCTCGACCCGACGACCGCACGGCGCGCCGAACGGGCCTTGTCCGCGGTGCTGTCCGGACGCTCCGTACTGGCCATCGCGCACCGTCTGCACACCGCTCACGACGCCGACCGGGTAGCGGTCATGGACAGTGGCCGGATCATCGAGATCGGCACCCACGGCGAACTCATCGAGCAGGGCGGCACCTACGCCGCCTTGTGGTCCACCTGGCACGGCACCCCCAGGGCTGAGCCACGTGTCGACGCCTCGGGCTGA